A window of Babylonia areolata isolate BAREFJ2019XMU chromosome 2, ASM4173473v1, whole genome shotgun sequence contains these coding sequences:
- the LOC143275371 gene encoding uncharacterized protein LOC143275371, whose product MVRVDSQQYHLWKLILDTALEQIKKGMCRLVITVYPHILHELQQLESRWDSPLKDDNVIVKLTDILPNHTREKLLNFHLNNLQLESDRQHQVVKQILQNNASGPVFPWCCAYMVKHWSSSEDPTAIFSTPAKAYAQLFNDMIHDNTRGTIFAAVLALTMKGVSHFLHNLSEAAPHLKELGFPKIDDDTLAAYEDALHGSILSEGTFSSRVLYEAAGLALGRYFRLPTMLRICDLPFLVQYVHTTVVNMPGDLPSKVYVTVGSVPRRSTDSKLRSDDCQSLVERIYTEITEGNLLHVSQHPSLQCPEFLQELANYCTVDSKRIKQLLNAVDPVHRLPLVYWSAFHPSPHLTRWCLSKVQANRNLSTRFLMACSLSDHLAQSSECRLQSFLHTVSNPEHFQHPECVMNFPLLAEGQCLARDVEKQMNIIRGTGSAEHRLQYLCDPSMHVPPDVVTVQVTPDNVQLQVKDRNHWYLVFRLLTDRQVSDTDQDGNSLLHIALGSGQSLAVRLALQAGAVITQRNRRGVTPYQLACKTRSLVSKKNYMSVDQVFESMRDLGKIEVQLLLLQGVISVNDKDRVGRTGLLVACSGGCCDIADLYIELGADVSVCVQPRGFFTTGTITFMNECCTPLHYACKNGMVHTVELLIEHQADVTSTRKEATALHFACLCSSHTASADITCLLLQAGADVNAVDRNGNTPLFYAVSNDHTDAADLLIRHGADVKARNERGETPLGIAVKRCDADTADLLLRHGADVNTQTESGDTLLMFAARRGLSDTAEVLIRHGADIKAGNEWGDTPLHCALLENQPGMADCLIRHGADVNCENSYGETPLLYAVMWCDTDTFQHMIRHGAEVNSETKNGDTPLMFAARRGLSDTAEVLIRHGADINKRNKRGNTPLHSALLENHPDTADCLIRHGADVICKNKEGETPLLYAVKRCNAVTAEHLILHGADVNTERVRGDTLLMFTAREDLSDTAEVLIRHGADIKAGNEWGDTPLHCALLENHPGMADCLIRHGADLNCKNKQGETPLVYAVISCNADTVGQLIRHGADVNTETESGDTPLMCAVRRGLSDTAEVLIRHGADINKRNPWGSTPLHCALRMNHPDVADCLIRHGADVNCKNKQGETPLLCAVKRCDADTVEQLIHHGADVKTQTEWGNPLLMYAASEDNAEVLRRHGADIKVEMK is encoded by the coding sequence ATGGTTCGGGTCGACAGCCAGCAGTATCACTTATGGAAGCTGATCCTGGATACCGCTCTGGAGCAGATCAAAAAGGGAATGTGCAGGTTGGTGATCACAGTCTACCCGCACATTCTTCATGAGCTTCAACAGCTAGAAAGCAGATGGGACAGTCCGCTGAAGGATGATAATGTTATTGTGAAACTGACCGATATTCTGCCAAATCATACCAGAGAGAAGTTGCTGAATTTCCACTTGAACAATCTTCAgcttgaaagtgacagacagcatCAAGTAGTGAAGCAAATTCTACAGAATAACGCAAGCGGCCCTGTCTTTCCATGGTGCTGTGCGTATATGGTGAAGCACTGGAGTTCATCAGAGGATCCCACTGCCATATTTTCTACACCAGCGAAAGCCTATGCACAGCTATTCAATGACATGATTCATGACAACACTCGTGGAACCATCTTTGCTGCCGTGTTAGCACTGACCATGAAGGGGGTTTCTCACTTCCTGCACAATCTGTCAGAAGCTGCACCCCATCTGAAAGAACTTGGATTTCCAAAGATCGACGATGACACACTGGCAGCATATGAGGACGCCCTGCATGGGTCCATATTGTCAGAAGGTACTTTTTCCAGTCGTGTTCTGTACGAAGCTGCAGGCCTGGCTCTGGGTCGCTACTTCcgtttgcctacaatgctgaggaTCTGTGACCTGCCATTCCTCGTGCAGTACGTGCACACGACAGTGGTGAACATGCCTGGGGATCTGCCTTCGAAAGTATATGTCACTGTTGGATCAGTCCCACGCAGATCCACGGACTCAAAACTCCGCTCAGACGACTGCCAGTCACTGGTGGAGAGGATCTACACAGAGATCACTGAAGGCAACCTGCTGCACGTCTCCCAGCACCCTTCCCTTCAGTGTCCCGAGTTTCTGCAGGAGCTGGCCAACTATTGTACAGTGGACAGCAAGAGGATCAAACAGCTGTTGAATGCTGTGGATCCTGTGCATAGACTACCGCTTGTCTACTGGTCTGCCTTTCACCCATCTCCCCACCTGACTCGCTGGTGTCTGTCTAAGGTACAGGCAAACAGAAACCTTTCCACCCGTTTCCTGATGGCTTGTTCACTCTCGGATCATTTGGCTCAGAGCTCAGAATGCAGACTTCAGTCTTTCCTTCACACGGTATCAAACCCAGAACACTTCCAACATCCAGAATGCGTCATGAACTTTCCATTGCTCGCTGAAGGCCAGTGTCTGGCAAGAGATGTAGAGAAACAGATGAACATCATCAGAGGAACAGGATCAGCAGAACACAGACTGCAGTACCTCTGTGATCCCTCCATGCACGTCCCACCTGACGTGGTCACAGTGCAGGTAACCCCTGACAACGTGCAGCTCCAGGTGAAGGACAGGAATCACTGGTACCTGGTGTTCCGtctgttgacagacagacaggtgagtgaCACAGACCAAGATGGCAACTCCCTCCTTCACATTGCTCTGGGCAGTGGGCAGTCGTTAGCCGTAAGACTGGCTTTGCAAGCTGGCGCAGTCATTACTCAGCGAAACAGGCGAGGTGTGACACCATATCAGCTAGCTTGCAAGACGCGTTCACTGGTTTCAAAGAAAAATTATATGAGCGTGGACCAAGTCTTCGAAAGTATGCGTGACCTTGGCAAAATAGAAGTGCAGCTCCTCCTGCTTCAGGGTGTGATCAGTGTGAACGACAAGGACAGAGTTGGAAGGACAGGTCTGCTGGTGGCGTGTTCTGGGGGATGTTGTGACATCGCTGACCTGTACATTGAACTCGGTGCagatgtcagtgtttgtgtacAGCCGAGGGGATTTTTCACCACTGGCACCATTACGTTCATGAATGAGTGCTGCACCCCGCTGCACTATGCATGTAAAAACGGTATGGTGCACACGGTGGAACTCCTGATTGAGCATCAGGCGGATGTCACCAGCACAAGGAAAGAAGCTACAGCCCTGCACTTTGCTTGTCTGTGCTCCTCACACACTGCTTCAGCTGACATCACCTGTCTCCTTCTTCAGGCCGGGGCTGACGTCAACGCAGTAGACAGAAACGGCAACACGCCACTGTTTTACGCTGTCAGTAACGATCACACAGACGCAGCTGACCTCTTGATACGTCATGGTGCTGATGTCAAAGCAAGAAACGAACGGGGTGAGACACCGCTGGGGATAGCTGTCAAGAGGTGTGACGCAGACACAGCTGACCTCTTGTTACGTCACGGCGCTGACGtgaacacacagacggagagtgGTGacacactgctgatgtttgctgcCAGAAGAGGTCTGTCAGACACTGCAGAGGTGCTGATACGTCACGGTGCTGACATCAAAGCAGGAAATGAATGGGGTGACACACCACTGCATTGTGCTCTTCTGGAAAACCAGCCAGGCATGGCTGACTGTCTGATACGTCACGGCGCTGACGTGAACTGTGAGAACAGTTATGGTGAGACCCCCCTTCTGTATGCCGTCatgtggtgtgacacagacacatttCAACACATGATACGTCACGGTGCTGAAGTGAATTCAGAGACGAAGAATGGTGACACACCGCTGATGTTTGCTGCCAGAAGAGGTCTGTCAGACACTGCAGAGGTGCTGATACGTCACGGTGCTgacataaataaacgaaacaaacgaGGCAACACACCACTGCACAGTGCTCTCCTGGAGAACCACCCAGACACGGCTGACTGTCTGATACGTCACGGCGCTGATGTCATCTGTAAGAACAAAGAGGGTGAGACTCCCCTCCTGTATGCTGTCAAGAGGTGTAATGCAGTCACAGCTGAACACCTGATACTTCACGGTGCTGACGTgaacacagagagggtgaggggtgacaCACTGCTGATGTTTACTGCCAGAGAAGATCTGTCAGACACTGCAGAGGTGCTGATACGTCACGGTGCTGACATCAAAGCAGGAAATGAATGGGGTGACACACCACTGCATTGTGCTCTTCTGGAAAACCATCCAGGCATGGCTGACTGTCTGATACGTCACGGCGCTGATTTGAACTGTAAGAACAAACAAGGTGAGACCCCCCTTGTGTATGCTGTCATAAGCTGTAATGCAGACACAGTTGGACAACTGATACGTCATGGTGCTGACGtgaacacggagacagagagtggtgacaCACCTCTGATGTGTGCTGTCAGAAGAGGTCTGTCAGACACTGCCGAGGTGCTGATACGTCACGGTGCTGACATCAACAAGCGAAACCCATGGGGTAGCACACCACTGCACTGTGCCCTCAGAATGAACCACCCAGACGTAGCTGACTGTCTGATACGTCACGGCGCTGATGTCAACTGTAAGAACAAGCAAGGTGAGACCCCCCTTCTCTGCGCTGTCAAGAGGTGTGACGCAGACACAGTTGAACAACTGATACATCACGGCGCCGACGTGAAGACACAGACGGAGTGGGGCAACCCACTGCTGATGTATGCTGCCAGCGAAGACAATGCAGAGGTGCTGAGACGCCATGGTGCTGACATCAAAGTAGAAATGAAATAG